The sequence below is a genomic window from Lolium perenne isolate Kyuss_39 chromosome 4, Kyuss_2.0, whole genome shotgun sequence.
GCACACACTGGTTCGTCAATCTAGCAAGGGATAAGGCTTAGGAAAGCGAAAAAAGAATATCGGAGAAGAGAAAAGGTTGTATAGATCTTTTGAATAGGTAAGTGTCAAAGCACGTACTAGGATAATGAGGTGTACAACATTAACAACATGATTTTTCTATTGTGCTGGTGCGCGTGAGTAAAAAGAAATAAAAACCTGTTTGAAAGCCTTTTGCTGTCCGTAAGTTGACGTCTTCAGTATCCCGTCAGAAATATACTCTTGCAGAAGGGGTCTGTACATCAATTGAAATGGCTGGAAACTACCCTCTACAATCTTCTTGACCTGAATTACAGCAGTCTGAATGAGcaccaaataaaaatatatataaGTTCCATTCATGTAATGCATTGTCTCAAGTTCATAGTTGCCATACTGGTGATTATGGCACAGTAAAGGCACCATACCAGATGTGTTGCTAAAGACACATTTGCAACTTACAAGCCCCAAAAGGACGCAACACGGACATTGATTCCTTTGCGGTTCAGTATGCAAAAGACATAACATGCATGCCATTTTCACATTTTGAAGTACATATAGGAGTTGGCTTTTGGACATCCCAATTGGCAGGATCACCTTTTTTAAACTCAAATAATTTGAGGGCTTATATGCATGGTTAACCTGCATTTTCATTACCTTATCCTTGTCTTCTGCAAATAACATTCTTAAATCACCCATATAAGATAGGCTGCAAATTTTGGCATATAGATCATACTGCACACAAAGGGACCAAAAAAGAGATCAAAACAAATACCACATGATTGACCAAATACTTCATTATTGTAAACATCAAAGCTGACACAAACCTCGGTGAACTCTTGTGGTAAAAGAAGCAGAGAAGCTGAAGTTGCCATTTTCAGATTAACTGTGTTAACCTTTCTTATATCCCAATTGTCGACAAGAACATGAACCTACATAATTCAATCATGTTAAATCAAACAAACCTTAGCGAACTTTTCAATCATGTTACGGCGGCAATGAAGAAGAGGGCATAATACATACAGGTTTCTGCAGTCGGCCGCTGAGGTAGAACCGGTCCCAGGTCAAGACATCCATCGCCAGGTCCTTGATACCTACCACCCCGTATTTTATCCTCTACATGCACAAAGCAGCAATTGTGAGTCAAAGTCAGAACTCAGTTCACACGCACATAGACCACGATGTAATCAAACAAAAGATACTACATCGAGGTAATCTCAGTTCTCAGCTACCTTGTCACTCCACTGAACAAACGGATTGAAGTACACCCCAGCGCCAACGCGATCTGCGAACCAAGTGACCTGAGCTTCCAGCAGATGACCACCAAGAACAAATGAATGGCAGCACAATTAGCCAGCCAATTAACCAGGTAACCAACCAAGTAGTGTAAATGATTTGGGGGGAATGGGAAGCGTACAGCGCCAGGCCCGCGGCGCGCCATCCAGCTAGAGTAGTGCTCTGGGTTCCTCTCCAAGTTCTGCGCCGACATCCAAATCAAAGAGGAACAATACAATTTGAGACAAAGAAGAGATGCCAAAAGAAACGAAGAAGGCTTGCCGGTTTGGGCAACTACCTCGGAGTGCCATTGGAGTGGGTCGGCAACGCCGAGAATGTAATCGACCATGGAGGTCTCGTCGGTGCGGGCATGGAGGAGGCTGGAGCCGTAGGCGCAGCAGAAGTCGACAGGCGGGAGGAGGTCGCGGAGCGGGCCGGCCAGCTCCAGCGCTCTCCCGGCAGCCGCTGTATCCATCTGGAAccccgcgccgcgccgcgcgccGAAGGGATGCGAGGAGGGAAGAGTCGTCGGTGGCGAGGACGGAGACGAGCCCGGAGAGTGGAAAGAGGAGGTCCGGTCTCCGGTG
It includes:
- the LOC127294970 gene encoding uncharacterized protein, whose product is MDTAAAGRALELAGPLRDLLPPVDFCCAYGSSLLHARTDETSMVDYILGVADPLQWHSENLERNPEHYSSWMARRGPGAVTWFADRVGAGVYFNPFVQWSDKRIKYGVVGIKDLAMDVLTWDRFYLSGRLQKPVHVLVDNWDIRKVNTVNLKMATSASLLLLPQEFTEYDLYAKICSLSYMGDLRMLFAEDKDKVKKIVEGSFQPFQLMYRPLLQEYISDGILKTSTYGQQKAFKQDCGVSATSELFSSLPWIIQRKLQGRLTSNSKEMPTHAIVASKDMAARYVRTVLRRRVMVSSARQAVCGLLASGGAVAARYMGKKMSKAWKSRTS